Proteins encoded by one window of Xyrauchen texanus isolate HMW12.3.18 chromosome 24, RBS_HiC_50CHRs, whole genome shotgun sequence:
- the LOC127617730 gene encoding multiple coagulation factor deficiency protein 2 homolog, whose translation MRFKGSSGQLRLRVWFLLWSSCMLSVWSHGGQHGEPAGSDQVHPPITRLDRNMVQDKDHIMEHLEGVIEKPESDMTPQELQLHYFKMHDYDGNNLLDGLELATAITHVHREEGGDGSRPMREDDLINLIDDVLRDDDKNNDGYIDYAEFARSLE comes from the exons ATGAGATTTAAAGGAAGTTCTGGACAGCTCAGATTACGGGTCTGGTTCCTGCTTTGGTCCAGCTGCATGCTGTCTGTATGGTCCCATGGAGGACAGCATGGAGAACCTGCCGGTTCAGATCAAGTGCATCCACCAATCACCCGACTGGACAGAAACATGGTTCAGGATAAAGA CCACATAATGGAGCACTTAGAAGGGGTGATTGAAAAGCCAGAGTCGGACATGACACCTCAAGAGCTGCAGCTTCACTACTTCAAGATGCATGACTATGATGGCAACAATCTGCTGGATGGACTTGAGCTTGCCACTGCCATTACTCATGTGCACAGGGAG GAAGGGGGAGATGGTAGCCGGCCAATGAGGGAAGATGATCTCATTAACCTCATTGATGATGTCCTCCGAGATGACGATAAAAACAACGATGGCTACATTGACTATGCAGAGTTTGCAAGGTCTCTGGAGTAA